A region of Elusimicrobiota bacterium DNA encodes the following proteins:
- the ispE gene encoding 4-(cytidine 5'-diphospho)-2-C-methyl-D-erythritol kinase — protein MKILAPAKINLFLEVKNKRADGYHNIESIMQSVSLYDELEFKPAEEKISLKCNLKNLPNDERNLVVKAAKLLKKELKTQKGARIHLKKNIPLGAGLGGGSSDAAAALKGLLKLWKLKISPKKLVKIAAKIGADVPFFLNCGTAVAKGIGDILKSIKKVKKTYFVLVFPNFGVSTPSVYKKLHFPLTSRQKINKIKFHLESLKDSKIWGRLLYNRLEEVVLPKYPKVAFIKKKIENFGYKSLMSGSGSTVFGIVPSLEEGQRLKKKLLSYKWKVWVVESL, from the coding sequence ATGAAAATTCTTGCTCCTGCCAAAATAAATCTTTTCCTTGAAGTAAAAAACAAAAGGGCGGACGGCTATCACAATATTGAATCAATAATGCAGTCCGTAAGCCTTTATGATGAACTTGAATTTAAACCTGCCGAAGAAAAAATATCGCTAAAATGCAATCTTAAAAATCTTCCGAATGATGAAAGAAACCTTGTCGTAAAAGCGGCAAAACTACTAAAAAAAGAACTTAAAACGCAAAAAGGCGCACGGATACATCTGAAAAAAAATATTCCTTTGGGCGCGGGGCTCGGAGGAGGATCTTCCGATGCCGCGGCAGCTTTAAAAGGGCTGTTAAAATTATGGAAACTGAAGATCAGCCCAAAAAAGCTGGTTAAAATTGCCGCTAAAATAGGGGCGGACGTACCTTTTTTTCTTAATTGCGGTACGGCTGTTGCCAAAGGTATAGGAGATATACTTAAATCCATAAAAAAGGTCAAAAAAACTTACTTTGTGCTTGTTTTTCCTAACTTTGGGGTTTCAACGCCTTCCGTATATAAAAAACTTCATTTTCCATTGACAAGCAGGCAAAAAATTAATAAAATAAAATTCCACTTGGAATCATTAAAAGATTCTAAAATATGGGGCAGACTTTTGTATAACAGGCTGGAAGAAGTGGTTTTGCCGAAATATCCAAAAGTTGCTTTTATAAAGAAGAAAATTGAAAATTTCGGATATAAAAGCCTGATGTCGGGTTCAGGTTCCACGGTCTTTGGGATAGTCCCATCACTTGAGGAAGGGCAGAGATTAAAGAAAAAACTTTTATCATATAAATGGAAAGTTTGGGTAGTTGAGTCTTTGTAG